In Candidatus Polarisedimenticolia bacterium, the sequence CATTTCACGGCGACGTCTCCTTCTCCTTACGAATCATGCGACCCACTTGTCCCACGGTCATACCCTCGGTCCAGATGAGAATGGCCCCCAGGATTACGACCGGGATCACGGCGATGAACCATTGCGCCCAGGCCACCGCGAGCGCCTTGCCCGATTCCACCCGGAAGATGCCCGTCAGGCAGAGCTTCCCCATCTCCTGATAGCCGCCGACGCCTCCCGGCGTCGGCACCGAGATCCCGACGGCGAGGAAGGCGATGAGAAGAAAGACGTCCGCGAAATCCATGGACACGTCGAAGGCCTTCAGGCACGACAGGATGCTCAGGTCGATGAGCACCCAAGACGCCAGCGTGTAGAGCATCCCGACGACGAGCGCTTTGGGCCCTTTCAGGATCTCGAAGCCGCGCACCAGCGCATGGAAGAAATCGACCACACGGCGCGGCCAGCGCTCCGGATGCGTCCTTCTCTCGAGGTTCTGGAACAACGGCTCGCGGGCAAGCACGGCGGCGTACAGCGCCACCACGCCCGCCAGCACAGCGATTCCCAGCACCGTCCGATAGGTCCGGAACTGGGCGATCCAGCCCGAGCCGTCGGCGGGAAGGCGATCCGAAAAGGCGATCAGGTAGATCGAGAGCAAGAGCAGCACCGCGAGAAAGTCCATCATGCGGGCCACCGCCACGGTGCCGATCGCGGAGCCCTTGCTGATTCCCTCGCGCCCCGCCAGCAGTATCGGCCGCGCCAGCTCGCCGATCTTCCCCGGCAGGATATAGGAAAGCATGAATCCGATCACGGTGCAGCTGAAGAGATTTCGCAAGCTGATGGCCGGCTTGAGGTGGCGCGTCAGCGCCCGCCACCGCAGGGCCCTGCCGAAAAAGCTCACCAGTCCCAGAATCACCGCCAGGACCACGTACCCCACGTGGGCCTGTGACAGGGAACGAGCCACCTCCGACGGATGGACGTCGCGAAAGCCGAACCAGATCAGACCGACGGAGAGGATCAGGCTGACGGAGAGGTTGAAGGTGCGCTTCATGCTGGAGCAGGGTCCCCGCGCCCGATGCGACGAAGGTCAAGGCGGTGCGTGGCTCTCGAGGGATCGAATCTTCCTGGCCCGGAGTGGCCTCACGAAGCGCTGGAGCCAAATCGGCCGGGAATGTACACTAGCGTTCCGGGGGGCGTCAACCGAGCCTGCGGCATGAACTTTTGCCGGGAGCTTTCCGTTTAGCACGGTTGGAAGGGGGGTGCCGAGCATGGCCGTCCGGAACCGAAGCGAGTCGTTGACCTGGGGACTCGTGGTGCTGCTGCTGGGAGTCCTGCTCCAGATCCATTACCTGAAGCCGGAGCTGGACATCCTCGAGAATCTCTGGAAATTCTGGCCCGTCCTGATCATCGTCATGGGAGTGAACAAGCTGGTCCGCTACTTCTCCGCCCGGGAGACGGAAGGGACCGAGCCTCCCAAATGACCCGCCGCGATTTCGGATTGCTCCTGCTGATCCTGCTGCTCGGCGCGGGCGTCACGATCGCCCACAAGGCCAAGGCACGGCTCGCCGGGTCGAACGTCCGCATCGAGGGCCTCGAATTCCTGGAGGGGCCGCTCCACACCTTCAGCGAATCGAGCGAGGCGCCGCTGGGTGCCGGCGCGCGGCTGACGATTGAGGCGGGCCGCGGGGACGTCGAGATCATGACCTGGAGCGAGCCGAAGGTACGGGTCGAAATGAAGAAGCAGATCCATCGCGAGCGTGAAGAAGAGGCGGCCAAGGCCGCCGCGCAGCTGAAGCTTCAAGTCGGCCCGGCGTCCGATGGCGTGCTGGCGCGGGTCACGGGATCGCGGCCGACGCGCCTGGAAACGTCGCTGACGGTGATGCTGCCGGCGGACAGCCGGCTGCAAGTGATCACCGACGACGGATCGGTGGTGGTGCACGGGATCGCGAAGGACGTGCTGGTGAAGACGGCCCACGGCGACGTGCAGGCGGCGGAGCTGGGAGGCGGCATCGAGGTGGTGAACGAGGACGGATCGATCGACCTGCGCCGGGTCCGGGGCACCGCCACGCTGCGCACGGCCCACGGCGACGTCAATGTCGTCGACCACGAAGGCTCCGTCGAGATTCATGCGACCGACGGCAATGTGGTGCTCGAGCGCGTCGCCGGCCCCATCGTCGTGGACGGGGCACACGGGAGGATTCGGGTGTCGGAGGCGCGCTCCGAGCTGCACGTCACGGCGGTCGATTCGGAAATCGAGATCGCCGACGCGGGGGCGGCGGTGGACCTGGTCGACGAGCACGGCAGCGTGCGGGTGGAGCGTGCCGCGAGAGACGTGCGGATCAACGCCCCGCATTGCGACGTGAGCGTGGCCGACATCCAGGGAGGGCTCACGGCGACGGTCGAATCGGATTCGCTGCGCGCCGAGCGGGTGCGCGGCGCCGTCAAGGTCCAGGCCACCGCCAGCGAGGTCCGTCTTGAGGATGTAGCGGGCGCCATCGTCGTGACCGGCACCCACACTCCCGTGGAAATCGTCCGGCCCGGATCGGATGTCGAGGTGACGACGACGAACCAGGAGGTCCGCCTCTCCGCGCCCGCCACCTCGGGCTTCCGCCTGGACGCCCGCGCCGAGCAGGGAGAGGTGGAAAGCGACCTCGAGGGGCTTCACGTACCCGGCGACCGCCCCTCGCATTTCGCGGGAAATGTCGGCGATGGCCGGCGACGCTACCGGCTGGCGACCTCCAACTCCACCATCTCGGTGCTCTCGGCCCCTGCCGCATCCGAAGACGGCGACTCGGACAACTGATCCCACCCGCCCTCAAACCGATAGCGTTCTGCGCCGGCGCTTCCTTCACTCACCCTGACCGCCACCCGGTATCCCGGGCTCCACCTCGAGCGTACGATGGTTGCGCAGGCTGACCAGCCCCGGGGCGTATCCCTTTCCCTTGCGAACGTGCTTGCGCAAGGTGAAGTGGACCTCGACTTTCCCTTTTCCCTTCGCGCGGCTGTAGTGCGCCGCGATGCGGGCCGCCGAGAGCGCCACCGACTTCGGCAGCTCCTTCAGTCGCGCCGGGTTCCTGACCACCACGTGAGCCCCGGAATGGCCGGCGGCGTGAAACCAGAAATCGTGCGGCGCGGCGACGCGGAAGGTGAGATGGTCGTTGTCGCGGCTGGTCTTCCCCACCAGGATCACGAAGCCGTCCTCGGTACGGTACTTCCGGATGCCGGGGTCGTTCTCTGGCGCCGGCGGCTCCTTCACCCCCGGCTTCCGGGGGGCCGGCGACAGGAGCCGCTCGCCGATCAGGACCTTCTCGACGGCCTCCAGATCGACGAGGGATCTGGCCTCGGAGAGACGCTGCTCCCATGCCGACAGCCGCGAGGCCTGTGAAGCGACCGCTTGCAGCCGCTCGCGGATCTTCTCAGCGCCGCGCCGCAGCTTGCGCGCGCGGGCGTAATGCCGCTCGGCATTCTCCCGGGGCGTCAGGGCCGGATCCGCGGGAATCCGCACCACGCGTCCCGCCTCGCCGTAGAGATCGGGGACCTCGATGACGGCGCCCGCCACGCGCGCCGACGGACAGGCCAGGATCAGATCGCCGAACCGCTGGTGCTCCTCGGAACGCTGTGTCTCGGCGCGCTCCTGGTCGAGCTTCGCCGCGAGCCGGGCGAGCCGGGTCTTCTCCCGGTTCAAGACGCCGCCGAGCTTCTCGCGGCGCTCGCGGGCGGCTTGTTGCGCCTGGACGATCTGCGAGAAGACGCGCACCGCTTCCTCGCAACCGCCGAAACGCGCCTGCGGCGGCGCGGGGGGATGCTCGAGCGGCAGCGGCGAGAGGACGACCGGCGCGCGATGAGTCGCTGCGCCGGAAAGCAGCTCGTCCGCAGGAAGCGCGGCGTAGATGACGGGCTCGAGACGACCCGCATCCGTGACTTCGAGCAGCCGGCGCAGCTCGGCGGCCGGATCGGAGAGAGCACCGGGGCGATGGGGGAAATCCTCCGCCAGGGGCGGGCTGAGGAACTGCAGGATGCCGGTCGCCGCCTGCTCGACCGGCAGCGACCGATCGTAACGCTGCAGCATCGATTCCACCCGCCGCGGATCGAGCGAGGCTCCTTCCAGGCCCGGGCGCGGCAGCGGAGGCTGGTAGGGCTTCCCCTCCTCGGGCCTGCGGAAGGCGCTGGCCATCCTGCGGGCGTAGGCGATCACCCGACTCTCCGAATCCAGCAGCAGCAGATTGGCCGACTTCCCCAAGAGCTCGGCAACCAGACGCCGCCGGTCTCCCGACGCGCTCTCCCAATCCATTTCCACGACGCGGTCGGCGCCGCGGCGCCGCACGGAGATCAGGGCCGCGCCTTCCAGCTCGCGCGCCGCGATCCCGGAGAAGGGATCCGGCGGCGCCGTCTCGGGAGTGTCGCGATGCGGCAGCCGGTACAGGGCGGGAAAGGGGGTATGCAGGGAGATTCTGAGGTTGTCTCCCGCCGCGGTGGCGAAGCGCAGCAGGTAATCCGCCTCACCGAGGCGATCCCAGCGCAGCAGGGATCTCCCCGAAAGGGCCCGGTCCAGGGTCCGGACGACCCCCTCGAGGATCAGGCTGTCCATCGTGGAATGGTTTAGTGGTCTTGGACGTTCTTCAGGGAGCGGGCGACGGCCTTCTCGACTTTCTCTTCGACGACCGCCTCGGCGACCTTCTCCACCTCGGCGATCTCGCTGACCACCAGGTAGCGCGCCTTGTCCAGCATGCGGCGCTCGCGGTAGGAGAGATTCTTCTTCTGGCTCAGGAGGCTGAGGTTCTTCAGGACCGCGGCGACCTCCAGGATCTCGCCGGTACGCATCCGGTTGGAATTGTCCTGGAAGCGCCCTTTCCAGTTCGAGTGGCTGGCGATCTGGCCGTCCTCGAGGATCCCGTAGACCTTCTGGATCTCCTTGCGGGCGATGACGCGTCGCAGGCCGACCTGATTGATGTTGGCCGCCGGAACCATCACGGTGCTGTCGTTGGCGAGAATCCGGAGGCGGTAGAACGAGCCGTTGCTCATACCGTCGGAGCTGATGATGCGGATTTCTTCGATGATGCCGATCCCGTGGTTGGGATAGACGACCTTATCCCCTATCTTGAATTCCAATGGGAGCCTCCGTCCTAAGGCGCGTCGTCGAGGTACTCGGCTGAATTGCCTGAGATTTTAGCCCTTTCAGCGCCTCGCTGTCAATTTGCGAGGGTGATCAGAAGGCGAGAAGCAGCGTGGCGAAGGGGCCGTTGGTCTGGAAATCCACCACGCCGAAGTCTTCCAGCGTCGAATCATTGACACTTTGGCGGTATCCGAGGACCAGACCGACGAGAGGAGCGAAATGGATCTCTGCCTGGCCGCGGGCGTCGTAAAAGCGGTAGTCGTTGCCGCTCAGCGCCAGGTTCATCCCCAACGCCTCGGCCGAGAAGGCGAGCCAGGGGAAGGGGGTGAAGGAGAAGGAGGCTCCGATTACCGGGAAGGTCCCGCCGCCGCTTGCGTCGCGCTGGATGCCGGTGAGGCTGGATTCGACCTCGGATCGGACGGTGAAGCGCTGGGCTCCGAGCGGTATGCCGAACCGGAAGGTGGGGGACTGGATGAATTCATAACGGTAGAGGAGCGAGTCCTGATCCAGCTCGACCTTCGTCTTCACCGTGTCGCCCGGGGCGAAGAGCGCATCGGCGAAGACCAGCGGGCTTGTGAGGAGCGCTTCACCGGTGCGCTTACTGTCGTAGAAGGTATAGAGAATGTAATGCTTCTGCGGCAAGTGCAGCCAGATACGCCCCTGGGTCAGGGTGTCGTCCGGGTCCAGCCCCAGATCATCCTGCAGGTCCGTCTCGGTCCCATTCGAGAGGTCGCCATCGACTCGCTGCGTGCCGCTGAGCTCCTGCTTCCATTCCATGATCTCGAAGCCGATCAGCTCTTGCGCGCAGGCCGGCCTGGGTAGAGCGATCGGAGCCAGGAAGGTCACTACCATGGCAAGGATGCGCGCCCGCCGGCGCGCCGAATGGCTCATCGCGTCACCTCCGCGGCGCATTATAGGGAGATGCGCGAAGCGACGCCAACGAAACGGGAAGCGATCTCCTTCTCGGAGAAGCGAGATAGGGCCGGAGAGAGGGGTTTTGTCTCCCCGGGCTCTGCGGTTGCTAGCGATGAAGCCGATCCGCTAACCTTGCGCGCCAGTGCCGGAGTGGCGAAATGGCAGACGCAGGGGACTCAAAATCCCCCGAGGGCAACCTCATGTCGGTTCGACTCCGACCTCCGGCACCACGATTTTCGACCCTTCCATCCATGCATACCCCGACTGTATCGACCCCTTCGCCGGCCGGATGGCGACCTTGGTTCCCGCACATCAGGCAGATAATTCAACCCTTTTGCCTGGAAGCCAGGTCTAGAATCCGAAGCGAGAACCCAGAGCCTGGTTTCAGCGTTATACCAAGCAGCGGGCGTCCGTCTGCAATGAATCTGCATCTTCCCAGGACGGCTCCAACCCCCAGGAGATAGTCATGGAGATACTTTGGCAGGACATCAAGTTCGGCGCGCGGATGCTCCTCAAGTCCCCAGGCTTCACCTTCCTCGCCGTGCTGACCCTCGGTCTCGGGATCGGGGCCAACACCGCCATCTTCAGCCTCATCAACGGCATGCTGCTCAAGCCTCTCCCCTATCCGGAAGGAGAGAGGATTCTCTGGGTCTCGGAATGGGCGGAGCAGGTGCCGGAGATGAGCTTCTCGATGGAGAACTTCAAGGACCTGCGCGATCAGAACAAGACGCTGGAGGCCGTCATGGCCTACCGCGGTAGCACTCTCGTCATGACCGGAAGCGAGCGGGCGGAGCGTCTCAACGGGCGGGAGGTGACTTCGGGGATCTTCGACACCCTGCGCGTGAAGCCTCTCATCGGACGTCCCTTCACGGCCGAGGAGGACAAGGTCGGCGCCGAGCGGGTCGCCTTGCTGGGCGAAGGGTTCTGGACCCGGCGCTTCGGCCGCAACCCGGATATCCTCAACAAGCCGATCGTCCTCAATGGGGAGCCCTTCACGGTGATCGGCGTGATGCCCTCAAAGATGCACACCTCCCTGCGCCTGACGGATGTCTTCACGCCGCTGTTGCGCCGCGAAGACGAGCTGGGCGGGGCCAACAACCGGGGGGATCATCCCGGGATTTATGTCTACGCGCGCCCGAAGCCCGGCGTCACCGAGGAAGAGGCCCGTACCGAGATCGTGGGAATCGCCAAGCGCCTCGCCGAGACCTATCCCAACTCGAACGCCCGGCAGAGCATGACGGTCAAGAGCCTGCATGATGTCCTGGTCGAGGAGTCGCGTCCCCGCCTTTACGTGCTGTTCGGCGCCGTCCTTCTCGTCCTGCTCATCGCCTGCGCCAATGTCGCCAACCTGCTCCTGGGCAAGGCCACCACGCGCCGCCAGGAGATGGCCATCCGCAACGCGCTCGGAGCCGGCCGGTGGCGCCTGGTGCGCCAGCTCCTCACCGAGAGCGTGCTGCTCTCCTGCGCCGGTGCTTTGCTGGGGATCCTGTTCGCCTACTGGGGTGTCCGCGGACTGCTGGCAGGGTTTCCGGAAAACACCTCGCTGACCGAGGGCATCGCCATCGACGCTCCGGTTCTCCTGTTCACCATCGGCACGGCGCTGCTCACGGGGCTCCTCTTCGGCCTGGCGCCGGCCTGGCAGGCCTCGCGTTCCGAGGTTCACACGACCCTCAAGGAAGGTGGACGGACCGGCCAGG encodes:
- a CDS encoding ABC transporter permease — its product is MEILWQDIKFGARMLLKSPGFTFLAVLTLGLGIGANTAIFSLINGMLLKPLPYPEGERILWVSEWAEQVPEMSFSMENFKDLRDQNKTLEAVMAYRGSTLVMTGSERAERLNGREVTSGIFDTLRVKPLIGRPFTAEEDKVGAERVALLGEGFWTRRFGRNPDILNKPIVLNGEPFTVIGVMPSKMHTSLRLTDVFTPLLRREDELGGANNRGDHPGIYVYARPKPGVTEEEARTEIVGIAKRLAETYPNSNARQSMTVKSLHDVLVEESRPRLYVLFGAVLLVLLIACANVANLLLGKATTRRQEMAIRNALGAGRWRLVRQLLTESVLLSCAGALLGILFAYWGVRGLLAGFPENTSLTEGIAIDAPVLLFTIGTALLTGLLFGLAPAWQASRSEVHTTLKEGGRTGQGRGHHRIHGSLIVLETAMALLLLLGTGLMLKSFWRVLTADGGFDPHGVLTAAVSGPDLKYKEPEQRRAFIEQVVSKVQAIPGVEHAASALPLLGGWQSGFLIEGRPEPPPGQGPSADITRISPDYFRIMGIRLLKGRTFDGQDQADSRPVCMIDETFAQKHYPGEDPVGKRLRFHGDDPAKSPWMEIVGVVNHVKHYGVDQDSRIEMYLPYTQSPIPSFTILAKTTGDPSRLTSAIAKAVASVDAEVPLYAVQTLESITSDRVAERRLAAILITIFGVLALLLSAVGIYGVMSFAVTQRSHEMGIRMALGAQRRDILRMVIGSGMLLAFLGLGIGFLAALLGMAPLVSSVLFQVTATDPPTYTFSPVILLAVALIACWLPARRATRVDPIVTLRYE
- a CDS encoding DUF4097 family beta strand repeat-containing protein, translated to MTRRDFGLLLLILLLGAGVTIAHKAKARLAGSNVRIEGLEFLEGPLHTFSESSEAPLGAGARLTIEAGRGDVEIMTWSEPKVRVEMKKQIHREREEEAAKAAAQLKLQVGPASDGVLARVTGSRPTRLETSLTVMLPADSRLQVITDDGSVVVHGIAKDVLVKTAHGDVQAAELGGGIEVVNEDGSIDLRRVRGTATLRTAHGDVNVVDHEGSVEIHATDGNVVLERVAGPIVVDGAHGRIRVSEARSELHVTAVDSEIEIADAGAAVDLVDEHGSVRVERAARDVRINAPHCDVSVADIQGGLTATVESDSLRAERVRGAVKVQATASEVRLEDVAGAIVVTGTHTPVEIVRPGSDVEVTTTNQEVRLSAPATSGFRLDARAEQGEVESDLEGLHVPGDRPSHFAGNVGDGRRRYRLATSNSTISVLSAPAASEDGDSDN
- a CDS encoding lysylphosphatidylglycerol synthase transmembrane domain-containing protein — encoded protein: MKRTFNLSVSLILSVGLIWFGFRDVHPSEVARSLSQAHVGYVVLAVILGLVSFFGRALRWRALTRHLKPAISLRNLFSCTVIGFMLSYILPGKIGELARPILLAGREGISKGSAIGTVAVARMMDFLAVLLLLSIYLIAFSDRLPADGSGWIAQFRTYRTVLGIAVLAGVVALYAAVLAREPLFQNLERRTHPERWPRRVVDFFHALVRGFEILKGPKALVVGMLYTLASWVLIDLSILSCLKAFDVSMDFADVFLLIAFLAVGISVPTPGGVGGYQEMGKLCLTGIFRVESGKALAVAWAQWFIAVIPVVILGAILIWTEGMTVGQVGRMIRKEKETSP
- a CDS encoding CarD family transcriptional regulator, encoding MEFKIGDKVVYPNHGIGIIEEIRIISSDGMSNGSFYRLRILANDSTVMVPAANINQVGLRRVIARKEIQKVYGILEDGQIASHSNWKGRFQDNSNRMRTGEILEVAAVLKNLSLLSQKKNLSYRERRMLDKARYLVVSEIAEVEKVAEAVVEEKVEKAVARSLKNVQDH
- a CDS encoding NFACT family protein — its product is MDSLILEGVVRTLDRALSGRSLLRWDRLGEADYLLRFATAAGDNLRISLHTPFPALYRLPHRDTPETAPPDPFSGIAARELEGAALISVRRRGADRVVEMDWESASGDRRRLVAELLGKSANLLLLDSESRVIAYARRMASAFRRPEEGKPYQPPLPRPGLEGASLDPRRVESMLQRYDRSLPVEQAATGILQFLSPPLAEDFPHRPGALSDPAAELRRLLEVTDAGRLEPVIYAALPADELLSGAATHRAPVVLSPLPLEHPPAPPQARFGGCEEAVRVFSQIVQAQQAARERREKLGGVLNREKTRLARLAAKLDQERAETQRSEEHQRFGDLILACPSARVAGAVIEVPDLYGEAGRVVRIPADPALTPRENAERHYARARKLRRGAEKIRERLQAVASQASRLSAWEQRLSEARSLVDLEAVEKVLIGERLLSPAPRKPGVKEPPAPENDPGIRKYRTEDGFVILVGKTSRDNDHLTFRVAAPHDFWFHAAGHSGAHVVVRNPARLKELPKSVALSAARIAAHYSRAKGKGKVEVHFTLRKHVRKGKGYAPGLVSLRNHRTLEVEPGIPGGGQGE
- a CDS encoding DUF5668 domain-containing protein, which codes for MAVRNRSESLTWGLVVLLLGVLLQIHYLKPELDILENLWKFWPVLIIVMGVNKLVRYFSARETEGTEPPK